GAGCAACAAGGGTCCTGCCCGCAACCAGAGCCCTGCCAGGGCCAGCCGGCAGCTAGTGACAGTGACAACAGGCCCACTGCGGGCCGGGACTGCCATCTGCCGGCACACGTGCCGGCACACCACCCGGCACAGCCACGCACACACCGGCACAGCCGTGTCCCTTCCCAGCTGCCACGCAGGAAGGAATCCGGACAGGTCAGGGAGGCACAGACGCGCTGACGCCATTAGCACTCAACGGCAGTTTTACTACAAGCAGGTTTGTGGCACTGCAGTGCTCTCGGCTCCAGCGCTGAGCCCGTGGGGTGCCCCGAGCTGAGGTGcggggctgtggggagccccaaGGCTCAGCAACAGAAGAGCAGCAATGAGGACAACCATCCCCCCTCAAGTCCTGGGGTCCCGTGCTGCCCACACTCTGCCTGCACACCCTCGTTGGGACCAGGGAggcccagctcctccaggctgGGCTCAGCAGGGGACCCTGCGTCGGGCCTGAGCACTCCCCTGTGCCGCCTCCCGCTGCTGCTGTTTGCGCCTCTGGATGTCCCTGTAAGCCTGGATGACACGCGCTCTCTCCTCCTCCACGATGCGCCGGCGAGCCATCGACACCGGCGCTGCCAGGGACGCCTGGCTCTGGCCCAGGCGAGACGTCAGGAGGAGCCGCTTCCGTCCAGCCTGTGGGCAGAGATGGGACAACTCAGGGAGGATGAAGGATGAAAAAGCCAGGACAGAGCTCCAAGGAACTGTCAGCAGGAGGCTGAGGCCACCGCTGCCCTTCCAGGCCTGATTCCCAGCCCAAGGGAGTGAGATGACCGGGATCCAGCCCAGACCTGTGGGTACCCAAGGGCATGGCTGAGGGGCAGGAGGCATTGCCCCCCACAGCTCACCTGCTCTGCAGGGCCCCGGCCCCTGGGCCGTGAGGTGATGGTGGGCGGCTGCATAACCACTTCACCGAACGCCACCGTGTCTAAGAGACAGAAGCAGGCACTGGCGTCAGGCAGGAGCTCCCCCGGGACGCACTGCTCCAGCTCGCCCCCACCTCTCCACACGCTGCCGGGGCAGGGGGTGACTCCAGCCACCCCACTGCACCAGACCCACCTTGGAACAGGCTCTTCTCCAGCATagcctctttcttctcctccttcttcttccgAGCTTTTTCTAGTTTCTTATTCTGAAACCTGAAGAGCTGCGTTATGACCAGACAGGGAGCAAGTAAGCGAGTTCCTACCCCACGGGATTCCCCCCAAAACCTGGGGCCCCACACCTCTCCCCAcagctccagcccagcagcagggtgAAGCAGGTCTGTGGCTCCAGTCCCAGGCCCCATGGAGATGAGGTCCACAGCCCTCCACCCGCACCCCCAGTCGCTGGCAGATGCCAGACCTATGCTGCAGCACCGGCGAAAGCACCCACCAGGTACCCAGAACCAGGCTGGGGCACAGGCCTGGGCTGACCCAGTCCAGCCCAGGCAGCCATGGTGGCCTTGCTCtcactctttctttctcttggaCTTCTCCGGTGCCGTCGCCTCCTTCTCAGGCTCCCGCTGCAGCTGGTTCTTGGTGAGGAAGAGGACGCGCTGCACCTCCTGCTCCATGCGGCAGACGTAAGAGCGCTCCgactcccccttccccctcctgaATTTGGGCACGGGGATGTCCCCCTGGGCCTCGGGCCCCTTTGACttgggctgctgcttcttctctaGGAGAGATGGGTGACATTACTGCAGCAGTGACAATCTGGGGGTTCCCCTTCCCCTAGCAGGGCACAGATGGGACATCACCGGGGGGAGCAGCATGTCCCACTGCAGGATCCAGCTGCCTCCAGCTACACCACTGCGGGCTCCTCGGCCgggccctgggcacccctgctCGGGCCAGCTCCGCATCCCACCTGCCGCCCGCCTCTTCCCGGGATCGGGGCGCTTCATGGCCTCACGGCTCCTGATGAGCTCCCGCAGGCGGAAGGGGATCTCCTGTTCGTCGGGGTGCTTGGGCTTCATGTTGtccaccttcttctccttcctgggAGAGAATAAACATGGTGTGAGGCCTGCACTAAAACACCGGGACACGGGAGTAGTGGGACACAGCGACCTGGGCACTGAGACCCGGGCACGAAGGAACGTGGGGACCCGGGCATGGCTGGATATCGGAGCACCTGGACCTGGTGAGGTCAGGACACACCGGGACCCAGCTCCCAGAAGCGGGGACCCCCGCCAGGACCCAATCGGCACTGGGGAACCCCTTGATCCCGCGTTGGACCAGGCCCCGAACCGGGAACCAGCCAGGCCCGATCCCGACCGGATTCCCCGGGCACTGACCTgccgcggcgcggggcggcctGTCCCCGCCCTGGTGCCGGTCCCTGtgccggtcccggtcccggtctcCGGCCCCGggccggtcccggtcccggtccccgGCCCATGGCTCCGCCGCTCCCCACGCGGCCGCCCCGCCACCACTTCCGGCTTCCCTTCGACCCGCACGGCCCTCGTCCCCGCCCCCCTGCTTTCTATTGGCTCCTCTTGGCCGCCACACCCTTATTAGCTGACCATCCCGGGCTGCTATTGGTCGGGAGAGCTGTCGTTCGGGTGCGGCCGTCTCCAGGGCGCTGCGGCCGGATGTTGCTGCGGGGGGCGCGCGGTTTGGCGGGGGCGCGCAGGGGGGTGAgcgggttggggggggggggcggcttaTATTGGGGGGGCCAGGAGGACCCCACGGGAGCAGGGGGTCAAGAGGGGGAgtatggggtgctggggggggggggggagggaggtcCTGGGGGGGGCAAGGAATTGCTGGGGATGTGATGGGGGGGGAGTAAAGGGTGCTGGGGATGGAGTGGGGGGCTAGGGGGGGGGACAAAGGGGTGCTGGGGATGAgatgggggtgctgggggagataggggggtgctggggatggaGTGGCGGGCTGGGAGACACAAGGGAGTGCTGGGGATGAgatgggggtgctgggggagataggggggtgctggggatggagggggggctggaggggcaagggggtgctggggatgagatgggggtgctggggatgtggggggatAGGGGGTGCCGGAATGGGGTGGTAggggggtgctgctgggggtcTGTGAGCTGCTGAGGGGGTGATGGAATGGCGGGGTACACTGGGagcagggggctgtggggtggaaGGAGGTCCTCTGGCCGAGGTGGGGGGCACAGTTTCCCCCCAGGGCTGGCGTCAGCGTGGGGTCGTGGTTCTCAGGAGCCCCCGGTTGGCACTGGCAGCTGCAGGGGGATGCTCAGGGAAGGGGCCctgcacccccaccccagcaacATCTCCGGCTTTCGGGAACTTTCGGACACCCCGGCAAAGGCTGGTGGCACCTCAGACACCCCAGGAAGCGACAGCGGGACAGACACCCCCCAGGGTGAA
This DNA window, taken from Haliaeetus albicilla chromosome 12, bHalAlb1.1, whole genome shotgun sequence, encodes the following:
- the CCDC137 gene encoding coiled-coil domain-containing protein 137, producing MGRGPGPGPARGRRPGPGPAQGPAPGRGQAAPRRGRKEKKVDNMKPKHPDEQEIPFRLRELIRSREAMKRPDPGKRRAAEKKQQPKSKGPEAQGDIPVPKFRRGKGESERSYVCRMEQEVQRVLFLTKNQLQREPEKEATAPEKSKRKKEFQNKKLEKARKKKEEKKEAMLEKSLFQDTVAFGEVVMQPPTITSRPRGRGPAEQAGRKRLLLTSRLGQSQASLAAPVSMARRRIVEEERARVIQAYRDIQRRKQQQREAAQGSAQARRRVPC
- the OXLD1 gene encoding oxidoreductase-like domain-containing protein 1; the protein is MAPPLPTRPPRHHFRLPFDPHGPRPRPPAFYWLLLAATPLLADHPGLLLVGRAVVRVRPSPGRCGRMLLRGARGLAGARRGEPPVGTGSCRGMLREGALHPHPSNISGFRELSDTPAKAGGTSDTPGSDSGTDTPQGEVGVPPAAPPIPPPPTHCCGTGCPSCVWVGYVEELLEQYRDGGARALAAIEEHVEDENIKMILRMEIKLRTEKK